In Thermoplasmata archaeon, the DNA window TGCAAAGAAAAACAGGGTCGACTATTTGGCTACTGGCTTAAATCTGGACGATACTGCACAGTCAATCGTCATGAACATTGCTAGAGGCGACATATCCCGGCTAGCGAGAATGGGCCCTCATAAAACTGTGAAAGAAGGATTGATACCGAGAATTCAGCCTTTGATCACTATTCCAGAAAGAGAAGTACTTATATATGCAATTTTGAACAATATTGAATTTTATCATGGTGAATGCCCTTATGCTTTGTC includes these proteins:
- a CDS encoding TIGR00269 family protein, which produces AKKNRVDYLATGLNLDDTAQSIVMNIARGDISRLARMGPHKTVKEGLIPRIQPLITIPEREVLIYAILNNIEFYHGECPYALSAVRNEFRDAIDTWELRTPGTKHAILNSYNAIKNVLADKYSIPLLNACERCGEPTVGKICKACELLDSLKIYQ